A single window of Halococcus salifodinae DSM 8989 DNA harbors:
- a CDS encoding glycosyltransferase family 2 protein: MVEVSVIVPTILPPGATIEPVERLARDGFDDYEVIVRRDDGAAHARNVGIERASGEKLVFLDDDSVPCEGFLRTASVALDAYPAVAGRVVQPADAPYRDLELPWYDQGEKTKPTDLLPGCNMAIRREVIESVGGFDEEAFGWGHEESELAERIAEEYAIQYVPELVVEHTYVESFRDFLEKSYLLGRADVRWWRLDGKSDRWLLRQTLNTSLREDSRLGTARRVAQRVGWIAETVAGRD; the protein is encoded by the coding sequence ATGGTCGAGGTGAGCGTCATCGTGCCGACGATCCTGCCGCCCGGGGCGACGATCGAGCCCGTCGAGCGCCTCGCGCGCGACGGATTCGACGACTACGAGGTGATCGTCCGTCGCGACGACGGGGCGGCCCACGCGCGCAACGTCGGTATCGAACGGGCCAGCGGCGAGAAACTCGTCTTCCTCGACGACGACTCCGTTCCGTGTGAGGGGTTTCTCAGAACGGCGAGCGTCGCGCTCGACGCCTACCCCGCAGTCGCGGGCCGGGTGGTCCAGCCCGCCGACGCGCCGTATCGCGACCTCGAACTCCCGTGGTACGATCAGGGCGAGAAGACCAAACCCACCGATCTGCTGCCGGGCTGTAACATGGCGATCCGGCGTGAGGTCATCGAATCGGTCGGTGGGTTCGACGAGGAAGCCTTCGGTTGGGGCCACGAGGAGTCCGAACTCGCCGAACGGATCGCCGAGGAGTACGCGATACAGTACGTCCCCGAACTCGTCGTCGAGCACACCTACGTCGAGTCCTTCCGGGACTTCCTCGAAAAATCGTATCTCCTCGGCCGGGCCGACGTGCGGTGGTGGCGGCTCGACGGCAAATCCGACCGGTGGCTGCTGCGACAGACGCTCAACACTTCGCTTCGAGAGGATTCGCGGCTCGGAACCGCGCGACGGGTAGCTCAGCGCGTCGGCTGGATCGCTGAAACGGTCGCCGGTCGGGACTAA
- a CDS encoding glycosyltransferase family 2 protein, with translation MVGQVLAAVPAILSVILWIIVLLAACSIVYWTYLVAFVGRRYEYPDPAYDPADVQVRFLTVDSERIVQESVNALPESITDRHVIAEQPMTIDGATVHVVPEAFKCEAIRKGRALEWARQHLTCEKEFVLFLDEDSIVTDLDGVPDADVVQFRERPRRSQSWLTYLAEVFRLGFQIEQRAFPSLSVPLYAWGGGIAIRAELEGWVGWDRKTMIEDTTFVWSVAADEGIDLDFALARDMFDTQAPPTVRAMIAQRSRWIAGSQAQRGLLSPLYRTLTTVRNIAWAFSPAVPLLTFVPLFIPGTIAFELAFQVLSVAVFTFVLVWSLLGIRYYDESLLVGVALVVLTPIVSLLHSLGALAGLVIPPTDFAVTRKVNPDLVDTTDREIDGD, from the coding sequence ATGGTCGGACAGGTTCTCGCGGCGGTTCCCGCGATCCTCTCGGTGATCCTCTGGATCATCGTTCTCCTTGCTGCCTGTTCCATCGTGTACTGGACGTATCTGGTGGCGTTCGTCGGCCGGCGTTACGAGTATCCCGACCCCGCGTACGATCCCGCCGACGTTCAGGTGCGCTTTCTGACGGTCGACTCCGAGCGGATCGTCCAGGAGAGCGTGAACGCGCTCCCCGAGTCGATCACCGACCGTCACGTGATCGCCGAGCAGCCGATGACGATCGACGGGGCGACCGTCCACGTCGTCCCCGAGGCGTTCAAGTGCGAGGCGATCCGGAAGGGGCGCGCGCTCGAATGGGCGCGACAGCATCTCACCTGCGAGAAGGAGTTCGTGCTCTTTCTCGACGAGGACAGCATCGTGACCGACCTCGACGGGGTTCCGGACGCCGACGTGGTCCAGTTCCGCGAACGGCCGCGCCGGAGTCAGTCGTGGCTCACCTATCTCGCCGAGGTCTTTCGACTGGGGTTCCAGATCGAACAGCGCGCGTTCCCCTCGCTCTCGGTGCCGCTGTACGCGTGGGGTGGCGGGATCGCGATCCGTGCGGAGCTCGAAGGCTGGGTCGGGTGGGATCGGAAGACGATGATCGAGGACACCACGTTCGTCTGGAGCGTGGCGGCCGACGAGGGGATCGATCTCGACTTCGCGCTCGCGCGCGACATGTTCGACACCCAGGCCCCGCCGACGGTCCGGGCGATGATCGCCCAGCGGAGCCGGTGGATCGCGGGCTCGCAGGCCCAGCGCGGCCTGCTCTCACCGCTGTATCGCACGCTCACAACCGTTCGGAACATCGCGTGGGCGTTCTCGCCTGCGGTGCCGTTGCTGACGTTCGTCCCGCTGTTCATCCCCGGAACCATCGCGTTCGAGCTCGCCTTCCAGGTGCTCTCGGTCGCGGTGTTCACGTTCGTGCTCGTCTGGTCACTCCTCGGGATTCGGTACTACGACGAGTCGTTGCTCGTCGGTGTGGCGTTGGTCGTGCTGACGCCGATCGTGAGCCTGCTCCACTCGCTCGGGGCGCTCGCCGGTCTCGTGATCCCGCCGACGGACTTCGCGGTGACGCGGAAGGTCAACCCCGATCTGGTCGATACCACCGACCGCGAGATCGACGGCGACTGA
- a CDS encoding glycoside hydrolase family 26 protein, producing MNRRTFLRAAGVAGILGASGCATPFDSLGGSGQNGSSNGSGSDGSNGSAGMGGSSGSNGSNDSTGTTTSPATATPEAPSTRSGAALAGVYPGGPDFASNLAPLTEWLGQPPAVALLFVDALGPTENKRRFVEGPLTNVWEAGHVPMISWQPFVPERQQTSEAIEREIAEGEYDDQLAEWASLLESWARPRGDQTRGRRFYFRPAHEMNGSWFPWSAVDSSRIESTPVPVEDTGNATGGENPTAGTPQDYVEMWRRLYDAFDETDLDETDVQWVWAVNAEQVPSYLQTERYYPGDEYVDWVGIDGFNRGGTESYSSWQSPTQLFDPMLGRLRELTDKPMALTEFASTSVVGGEGGTEPRPARKAEWIESAFTYVEENDIKMTCWFNVDKTGVDEADWAIFGGERGTGQVSASGTQYAAYEAYKRSVSRDGFLSALPDYPPLLTDDEFAGEF from the coding sequence ATGAATCGTCGGACGTTCCTGCGAGCGGCGGGCGTTGCCGGAATCCTCGGAGCCAGCGGCTGTGCGACGCCGTTCGATTCCCTCGGTGGTTCCGGCCAGAACGGCTCAAGCAATGGATCCGGATCGGACGGTTCGAACGGATCGGCCGGGATGGGTGGCTCGTCCGGCTCGAACGGTTCGAACGACTCGACCGGGACGACCACCTCGCCGGCGACGGCAACGCCCGAAGCGCCGTCGACGCGCTCGGGGGCAGCACTCGCCGGCGTCTATCCCGGTGGCCCCGATTTCGCTTCGAACCTCGCACCCCTCACGGAGTGGCTCGGCCAGCCGCCGGCGGTTGCCCTCCTGTTCGTCGATGCGCTCGGCCCGACCGAGAACAAACGGCGGTTCGTCGAGGGGCCTCTCACCAACGTCTGGGAGGCGGGCCACGTCCCGATGATCTCGTGGCAGCCGTTCGTCCCCGAGCGACAGCAGACCTCCGAGGCGATCGAACGTGAGATCGCCGAGGGCGAGTACGACGACCAGCTCGCGGAATGGGCGTCGCTGCTCGAATCGTGGGCGCGCCCGCGAGGCGACCAAACACGCGGGCGGCGGTTTTACTTCCGACCCGCCCACGAGATGAACGGCAGCTGGTTCCCGTGGAGTGCGGTCGATTCGAGCCGTATCGAGTCGACGCCTGTGCCCGTCGAAGACACCGGCAACGCCACCGGCGGCGAGAACCCCACAGCCGGAACGCCACAGGACTACGTGGAGATGTGGCGACGGCTGTACGACGCGTTCGACGAGACCGATCTCGACGAGACGGACGTCCAGTGGGTCTGGGCGGTGAACGCCGAGCAGGTCCCCTCTTACCTGCAAACCGAACGGTACTACCCCGGCGACGAGTACGTCGACTGGGTGGGGATCGACGGGTTCAATCGGGGTGGGACGGAGTCGTATTCGAGCTGGCAGTCGCCAACACAGCTGTTCGACCCGATGCTCGGGCGGCTGCGCGAGCTGACCGACAAGCCGATGGCGCTGACCGAGTTCGCCTCGACCTCGGTCGTCGGCGGAGAGGGTGGCACTGAGCCCCGACCGGCACGCAAGGCCGAGTGGATCGAGAGCGCGTTCACGTACGTCGAGGAGAACGACATCAAGATGACGTGCTGGTTCAACGTCGACAAGACCGGGGTCGACGAGGCTGACTGGGCGATCTTCGGCGGCGAACGCGGGACGGGACAGGTCTCGGCTTCGGGCACCCAATACGCCGCCTACGAGGCGTACAAGCGATCGGTCTCCCGCGATGGGTTCCTCAGCGCGCTCCCCGATTACCCGCCGCTGTTGACCGACGACGAGTTCGCCGGCGAGTTCTAA